The stretch of DNA CAAACCCTGCAAAAAAAATAATTACAAGGGTAATTTTGGCCGTTGTCCTTATTGGATTGGCCGTTTACGGATACAAGAAAGTTACGTTCTTCTTATCACATGAAACAACAGATAATGCACAGGTTGAGGGCCATATGACTCCAATTTTATCTCGTGTTGCTGGTTATGTAAGAAACGTAAATGTTCAGGATTATCAACAAGTTAAAGTAGGAGATACGGTTGTAACTATTGATGATGACGAACTACAAGTAACATTAAAACAGTTAGAGGCTGATTATCAAACTGCTTTAGCTGATTTAGAAAGTGCAAAAGCCTCATTAAAGAATACGGAGCTTACAGCCAACCTGAGCAAAACTAATTTGAGCTTAAATCAAATCAGAGCAACTAAAGCAAGTAACGATTATAATCGTGATCAAAACTTGTTCAAAGATCAGGCGATAACATCTAAACAAGTAGAAGATTCTAAAACTAATTTAGATGTAACTCAAAAGCAGTTAGTCGCTTCACGCGAAGATGTAGAGATCTCAGCATCAAAAATTCCAATGATGCAGGCTGCAGTTGCAAAAGCGCAGGCAAACGTGGATTACAAAAAAGCTAAGATCGATGAGCAAAAACTAGAGCTTTCTTACACTGCAATCCTCGCTACTGCATCAGGCAAAATAGGTAAGAAAAACATTGAAAAAGGTCAGTACATCCAACCCGGACAACCATTGATGACTATTATTGATGGTAATGAGTTTTGGGTTGTTGCCAACTTCAAGGAAACTCAAATCGAAAAAATGAAAGTTGGGCAAACTGCCAAGATTACTATCGACAGTTATCCTGATTTAAATATTTTAGGTAAAGTAGTTTCCATCTCTGAAGCTACAGGGGCTAAATTCTCACTTTTACCACCTGATAACGCAACGGGTAACTTTGTAAAAGTAACGCAGCGTGTACCTGTAAAAATTCAGTTAAATGAGCCGGAAAAATATCGCGAATATTTAAAATCAGGTTTAAGTCTGGATGTTTCTGTAGAGGTTAACTAATATGGCGACTCCAACAGGCTTTAAAAAATGGATCGTTGTAATAACTGTAATTACTGCAGCGATCATGGAGCTGATCGATACTTCCATTGTGAATGTGGCTCTTTCGCAAATGAGCGGAAGCTTAGGCGCATCCATTGAAGATATCGCATGGGTAGTAACATCTTACGCCATTGCTAACGTAATTATTATTCCAATGACAGGCTTTTTAGCCCGTTATTTTGGCCGCAAGAATTATTACCTGGGTTCCATCATACTATTTACACTGGCATCCTATGCCTGTGGTCAGTCAACGGGCCTGGTTGAGTTGGTTATTTTCCGATTCATTCAGGGAGTTGGAGGAGGAGCATTACTGTCAACTTCACAAGCTTTATTATTCGACTCATTTCCAACAAACGAACGCCCGTTTGCTTCAGCTTTGTTTGGTATGGGTGTAATTGTGGGTCCGGCATTCGGTCCAACATTAGGAGGTGTGATCATTGATAACTTCTCATGGCCATTAATTTTTGATATTAACGTTCCGGTGGGGATTGTTGCCGGTATTTTGGTTTACTTATTCGTAGATAAAAAACCTGAAGAGTACAATATCGACCGCAAAAGCATTCCGATTGATGTATTAGGAATTGTGTTGCTGGCTGTTGGTATTGGTTGTTTACAGGTTGTTCTAGAAAAAGGTGAATCAGAAGACTGGTTCCATACACAATACATTGCCATCTTATCCGTAGCTGCCATTGTAGGTTTAGTCGGATTTGTAATTTGGGAACTCCGGCATAAAGACCCCGTGGTAAACTTAAAAGTAATGGGAAACAAAACCTTGGCTTTTACCACCATACTCACATTTATTTTCGGTTACGGACTTTTCGCTGCGGTGTTCATTTATCCGGTAATGGTACAGCGACTAATGGGTTATACTCCAACAATGACAGGGGTATCGTTAATTCCTGGTACTTTAAGCGCCTTTTTCATTCTTCCTATTGTAGGTAAGATGATGGTAAAGGGTGTATCGCCCCAATTATTCGTCGGAGTTGGATTTGTCTGCTACATTATGTTCTGTTTTTGGATGGCTAGCTTTAATGCTGATGCAAGTAGCTGGGATTTCTTTCACCCGTTAATTATTCGTGGTATTGGAGCGGCAATGCTTACAGTGCCATTAACCAATCAGGCAGTAATGGGATTAGCACCAAAAGATATTCCACAAGGTATCGCCATTAATAATATGATGCGTCAGTTAGGTGGTGCTTTTGGTATTGCAATTACCAACACCTATATCACTAACCGTGTGGCAACTCACCGTGCAGATTTGGTTACCAATGTAGATAGTGGATTTATAGCCACTGAACGATTAAATCAGCTAACTAACTTTTTCATGAGTAAGGGTGCCGATCTGATCAGTGCTAAAAATCAAGCTTTGCACATGATCGATAATATTGTAAATCAACAAGCTGCATTATTAAGTTATCAGGATGCATTCAGATTAGTGGGTATATTTTTCGTTATCTGTCTTCCGCTAATAGGTTTGGTTAAACGTAAAACACTTTCAAAAGAAGAAGCTGCTGACGCTGCAAAAGCCGCGTCTGAAGCTGCACACTAATATTAGCATCCGTTTAATTATTGACGTTTTTTAAATAAATTAAAACGTAATGATTGAGAACTCAACAGAATAGAGTAAAAATGAAGAAAAATTATTTATTTGGTATACTTTCATTGCTTGCGATTACTCCTGCAATGGCCCAAAGCAATGAACCGGCCACTTTAAACGCTATTGTGGTAAAGGCGCTGGATTATTATCCAAAACTAAAAGAACAGAAAGTTCAGTTAGAAGTAAACGATTATAAAACGGACATCACAAAAAGTAAATACTTACCAACCGTTACAGGCGATGCCATGTATCGTCATGTTTATCCTGATTCTTATGCCGAATTTGGAGGAGGAAGAATGTCATTTTATCCATTGGATCAATGGGATGCTGGTGTAAAAGTTAACCAACTGATCTATGATTTTGGTAAAACCGGTGCTGAGGTTCAAAAAAGTAAAAATGAAAAGAAACTTTCGGAAGATAATTACAGAAGTAATTCATTCAATTTTGCCTATCAGATAGCTAACGTTTACAATAACATCATTTTTATCAATAAAAGTATTGATGCTATTGATGCACAAATTGAGGTATTGAGCGGAACCAAAAAGATCATTGACAGCCGTATCCGTAATGGGGTTGGTATTGAGTTCGACTTGGTTTCTACGCAGGTAAAGCTTAACGATGCGATTAATCGCAAAACTGAACTCCAAAACACGCTCCAAAAGAATATAATCTTGTTAAACACGTTATCAGGCACGTCATTCAACTCATCATCAATTAGCTTTAAAAGTTTTGATTATGAATTGAGACAACATAGTGCAGATTCCATATTTTCAATTGCTCAAACAACAAATACTGAACTTGCATCCGCAAGATCTAAGCAAGAAGTGGCGGCAAGTGAGCTGAAGATAACGGAGAAAACATGGGCGCCTTCATTAAATTTCATGGGAGGGGTAGGTTACAAAAACGGATATTTCCCCGGAGATCTGTATGACATGAAGTTTAACTATAATGTTGGTGCTGGTTTGTCGATTCCAATTTATACCGGTGGGCGTAATGATAATCAACATAACATTTCAAAGGTTAACTATAAAGCGACCCAATACAACTTAGACGCTGTAAGTATCAACCTTAAAAAAGATATTCAGCAAAACATTGCAGACGAGGGTACAGCAAAAGAAAAAGTTGTTTTTTCAGCAACGCAGGTTGAACAAGCTCAAAAAGCATTAGATCTTGCAAACTCACGTTTTAAAAACGGTGTTATTACCAATATCGAACTGTTGGATGCACAAAGTAATTTATTAAAAGCAAAAGTTGAACAAATCCAGTTTGAATATCAACTGGCTACCACACAGTTAGAATTAAAGCGCCTTATGGGTGTCCAGTTTTGGAATAATAATTAAAACAAATCATATAATAGGTTGTATTTTCGTGACGGTGCTCTAAGACCCTAGAGTGCCGTTTTTTTATTCAAAAACCAACAATTTATGCTAAAAACCATTACTTCTATTTTTCTTTTCCTGATAAGTGGTGTTGTTATTTGTTCACCTAAAAAGGACGAAAGCAAAAATTTGTATTATGCAGTAACGAAAGTTATAGACGGTGATACTTTTTATGTGTTGAATGATAAAAACCAAACAGAAAAGGTCAGACTAATTGGTATTGACGCACCTGAAATCCATAAGTCGCAACGAAAGGACATTGGCCCTTACGGAAAAGAAGCAAAAGCATACCTGGTGAACCTGCTGAAAGATAAAAAAGTAAAATTGGTTTATGATGTAGGCCGAAGAGATCAATATGGCCGTACATTAGCCTATGCCTATTTATCAAATGGATTATTCATCAATGAAGCAATGATTAAATTAGGCTATGCAAGAGCCGTTACCTTTCAACCAAATGTTAAATATTCGAAACATTTCGTACAACTGGAAAGAGAAGCACGGAAGAAAAATTTAGGACTTTGGAAGTTTGAGTAAAAAAGTCCATAGTCAATAGTCCATAGTCGATAGTCAATAGTACTTTAAAAGAGTTTAAGCCTCAACTATTTTTGAAGATCACCCCGGAGGTAATGGGGATTATCTTCTTAAAATTATGGTTCTTAAATGATTTTAATCGCCGGAGAATGCAGCATTTTCTGTACTGGACCTTCGTTCCTCATGATGACAAACGCTTACTGTCTAAAACTAGCCCTCACAACTTTCGTTTTTGATCCATTCTATGAACTATGAACTATTGACCATGGACTATGGACTCTCGACTATGAACTATGGACTAAACTAATACTCCTGCTCTTTATGCTGGAAACTGTAATACAAGTAAAACAAGGCCGGTAAGATAAACACACAACCAAACAGTAGTGCATAGCCTAAAGCAAGCTGTGTATTAAGTGGAGCAGTGTTTTCAATTAACGAAATTTGCCCGCCATCTTTCAGCATAACAAAAGCAGGGAAATATTCATATCCTACAGCAAATAAGATCATTGTAATTTGAAAACCTGCTAATAAGCGCACGATGATCTTTCTACCTTTAAGCAGGAAATACCACAGAAAGATCAGTGAAAATGAGGCGAGTGAGATCGCAATCAGACTTAATCCGTTTGAAAATAACCCACGCATAAGATTGATATGTTCAATTTCAGCGATGATAAACACTAAAGCTCCTGCTAAAACAGTAACAATATTCATCCTCTTGGCTTTACGTGTGAAAATCTGCACATCTTCAGTCGATTTTGCTTCGCCGATCAAATAAACAGCAGCTAAAAAACCACAGATACAAACTGTAAACAAGCCCACACTGAAAGAAAACAGATTGAACCAAGGGGCAATAAAGGCAGTATGGAAATCAGTTGCATTCAGGTCAATTCTTCCTGCGATCAATGATCCCGAAATTACACCTAAAAAGAGAGGGGTAATGAAACTTGAATACACAAAAATTACATTATAAACTTTTTGCATATCATCTTTCACTGCATCATAGTGCCTGAAAACAAAGGCTGTTCCTCTTGCAATAATACCGAATAACATGATCAGCAAGGGAATATGTAAATGCACTGAAATAGTGGAGTAAATCATTGGAAAAGCAACAAACAAAATCACAATAGTAATGATCAGCCACATGTGATTAGCTTCCCAAATAGGTCCAATGGCCTTATAGGTTAGTTTACGGGTTTTACTTTTTTCCTCTTCACCACTAAATAGTTCAATGATGCCTGCGCCGAAATCCGCACCGCCTAACAATAAATAAAGTAATATGGAAAGGCCTAAAAAGGCAATATTAATGTACAACATTATTTTATAGTAAATGATGATTCAACTTGGTCAGTGTCATACTTAGCCGGAATACTCTTGATCTGACGATACAATAAAAAACTAACTGCAAAACTCAACGACAGATAAACAATTGTATATAAATAGAATGAATACTGAATTCCCGGCATTGGCGTAACAGCCTCAC from Solitalea canadensis DSM 3403 encodes:
- a CDS encoding HlyD family secretion protein, which encodes MSTENSTPNPAKKIITRVILAVVLIGLAVYGYKKVTFFLSHETTDNAQVEGHMTPILSRVAGYVRNVNVQDYQQVKVGDTVVTIDDDELQVTLKQLEADYQTALADLESAKASLKNTELTANLSKTNLSLNQIRATKASNDYNRDQNLFKDQAITSKQVEDSKTNLDVTQKQLVASREDVEISASKIPMMQAAVAKAQANVDYKKAKIDEQKLELSYTAILATASGKIGKKNIEKGQYIQPGQPLMTIIDGNEFWVVANFKETQIEKMKVGQTAKITIDSYPDLNILGKVVSISEATGAKFSLLPPDNATGNFVKVTQRVPVKIQLNEPEKYREYLKSGLSLDVSVEVN
- a CDS encoding DHA2 family efflux MFS transporter permease subunit, producing the protein MATPTGFKKWIVVITVITAAIMELIDTSIVNVALSQMSGSLGASIEDIAWVVTSYAIANVIIIPMTGFLARYFGRKNYYLGSIILFTLASYACGQSTGLVELVIFRFIQGVGGGALLSTSQALLFDSFPTNERPFASALFGMGVIVGPAFGPTLGGVIIDNFSWPLIFDINVPVGIVAGILVYLFVDKKPEEYNIDRKSIPIDVLGIVLLAVGIGCLQVVLEKGESEDWFHTQYIAILSVAAIVGLVGFVIWELRHKDPVVNLKVMGNKTLAFTTILTFIFGYGLFAAVFIYPVMVQRLMGYTPTMTGVSLIPGTLSAFFILPIVGKMMVKGVSPQLFVGVGFVCYIMFCFWMASFNADASSWDFFHPLIIRGIGAAMLTVPLTNQAVMGLAPKDIPQGIAINNMMRQLGGAFGIAITNTYITNRVATHRADLVTNVDSGFIATERLNQLTNFFMSKGADLISAKNQALHMIDNIVNQQAALLSYQDAFRLVGIFFVICLPLIGLVKRKTLSKEEAADAAKAASEAAH
- a CDS encoding TolC family protein, coding for MKKNYLFGILSLLAITPAMAQSNEPATLNAIVVKALDYYPKLKEQKVQLEVNDYKTDITKSKYLPTVTGDAMYRHVYPDSYAEFGGGRMSFYPLDQWDAGVKVNQLIYDFGKTGAEVQKSKNEKKLSEDNYRSNSFNFAYQIANVYNNIIFINKSIDAIDAQIEVLSGTKKIIDSRIRNGVGIEFDLVSTQVKLNDAINRKTELQNTLQKNIILLNTLSGTSFNSSSISFKSFDYELRQHSADSIFSIAQTTNTELASARSKQEVAASELKITEKTWAPSLNFMGGVGYKNGYFPGDLYDMKFNYNVGAGLSIPIYTGGRNDNQHNISKVNYKATQYNLDAVSINLKKDIQQNIADEGTAKEKVVFSATQVEQAQKALDLANSRFKNGVITNIELLDAQSNLLKAKVEQIQFEYQLATTQLELKRLMGVQFWNNN
- a CDS encoding thermonuclease family protein: MLKTITSIFLFLISGVVICSPKKDESKNLYYAVTKVIDGDTFYVLNDKNQTEKVRLIGIDAPEIHKSQRKDIGPYGKEAKAYLVNLLKDKKVKLVYDVGRRDQYGRTLAYAYLSNGLFINEAMIKLGYARAVTFQPNVKYSKHFVQLEREARKKNLGLWKFE
- a CDS encoding cytochrome d ubiquinol oxidase subunit II, with the protein product MLYINIAFLGLSILLYLLLGGADFGAGIIELFSGEEEKSKTRKLTYKAIGPIWEANHMWLIITIVILFVAFPMIYSTISVHLHIPLLIMLFGIIARGTAFVFRHYDAVKDDMQKVYNVIFVYSSFITPLFLGVISGSLIAGRIDLNATDFHTAFIAPWFNLFSFSVGLFTVCICGFLAAVYLIGEAKSTEDVQIFTRKAKRMNIVTVLAGALVFIIAEIEHINLMRGLFSNGLSLIAISLASFSLIFLWYFLLKGRKIIVRLLAGFQITMILFAVGYEYFPAFVMLKDGGQISLIENTAPLNTQLALGYALLFGCVFILPALFYLYYSFQHKEQEY